A region of Planococcus sp. MSAK28401 DNA encodes the following proteins:
- a CDS encoding class I SAM-dependent methyltransferase, whose protein sequence is MGREFVEIFDEWVHTYDESVSGHDPEYKAVFENYEEILTAVAKKAKGPVVEFGVGTGNLTAALLQEGLTVTGIEPNGAMRSVAAQKFPELDIMDGDFLAFDLRQKPNSFVSSYAFHHLTDEEKAQAIQQYADILPSGGKVVFADTVFESAEAKLGRIVYEEGEGHANLVEDLKREHYTTVPALEMIFQEHGFDVTFTRLNEYVFLIDATKR, encoded by the coding sequence ATGGGAAGAGAATTTGTTGAGATATTTGATGAATGGGTGCACACTTATGATGAGTCAGTTAGCGGACATGATCCGGAATATAAAGCAGTTTTCGAAAACTACGAGGAGATTTTGACGGCTGTCGCGAAGAAAGCTAAAGGGCCAGTCGTGGAATTCGGCGTTGGCACAGGCAATTTGACAGCAGCACTTCTCCAAGAAGGGCTCACGGTAACTGGTATTGAGCCGAATGGCGCAATGCGAAGCGTGGCTGCACAAAAATTTCCTGAGCTCGACATAATGGATGGCGACTTTTTAGCGTTTGATTTGCGCCAGAAGCCAAACAGCTTCGTCAGCAGTTATGCCTTCCATCATTTGACGGATGAAGAAAAAGCCCAAGCAATTCAGCAGTATGCTGACATTTTGCCTTCGGGCGGGAAAGTCGTCTTCGCCGATACTGTATTCGAATCAGCCGAAGCCAAACTTGGGCGCATCGTTTACGAAGAAGGGGAAGGCCACGCCAATCTTGTCGAAGACTTGAAGCGCGAACATTACACGACAGTGCCTGCATTGGAAATGATTTTTCAGGAACATGGGTTTGACGTCACATTTACACGCTTAAATGAGTACGTATT
- a CDS encoding YczE/YyaS/YitT family protein encodes MKVSMYYRWLFFLLGMMLLGLGISMTIKGYRLGIGPWDVLHVGLYENFGLTIGTWSIIAGFTLISTTSLVRRRWPQFGTWLNMLLIGLFIDLFNFLLPDIHSLIGQILIFTAGIFVMGYGVGMYVSPKMGAGPRDDLMLILVQKTGFSVSTIRTAIEVIVALLGWMLGGPVGIGTVVSALLIGRIVQKSLVQCESLLKWLILKHQKDVPPVLKM; translated from the coding sequence ATGAAAGTTTCTATGTATTACCGGTGGCTGTTTTTCCTGTTAGGCATGATGCTATTGGGTCTGGGCATTTCGATGACCATCAAAGGATATCGTCTCGGCATCGGGCCGTGGGATGTCTTGCATGTCGGCTTATACGAGAACTTCGGCCTGACCATCGGCACTTGGTCGATCATTGCAGGGTTTACACTGATCAGTACTACATCTCTTGTGCGCAGAAGGTGGCCCCAGTTCGGGACCTGGCTTAATATGCTGCTGATTGGTTTGTTTATTGATTTATTCAATTTCCTTCTCCCGGATATCCATTCGCTGATTGGGCAAATCTTGATTTTTACAGCAGGGATCTTTGTGATGGGCTATGGTGTCGGCATGTACGTCTCACCTAAAATGGGAGCCGGCCCACGGGATGACTTGATGCTGATCTTGGTTCAGAAAACAGGGTTCAGCGTCAGCACGATCCGTACAGCGATTGAAGTGATTGTTGCGCTTCTTGGCTGGATGCTTGGCGGGCCTGTGGGAATCGGCACCGTCGTGAGTGCGCTATTGATCGGCAGGATTGTACAGAAATCACTCGTGCAATGTGAATCTTTATTGAAATGGCTCATCTTAAAACATCAAAAAGACGTACCACCGGTTTTGAAAATGTGA
- the ybaK gene encoding Cys-tRNA(Pro) deacylase: protein MAKKAAKTNAARILDREKIDYEPLQYSTDDGKIDGVSVAAKIGAPVETVYKTLVAAGSSNEHYVFLVPVADELDLKRAAKACGEKKIEMVPVKEILPLTGYVSGGCSPFGMKKPFRTFVAKQATELNDIIVSAGKVGAQLKLAPKDLLKATQGEFAELTVKP, encoded by the coding sequence GTGGCGAAAAAAGCAGCAAAAACCAATGCCGCTCGCATATTGGACCGTGAAAAAATCGATTATGAGCCGCTGCAATACAGCACCGATGATGGAAAAATCGATGGGGTATCCGTTGCGGCGAAAATCGGGGCACCTGTTGAAACTGTCTACAAGACGCTCGTGGCAGCTGGGTCTTCCAATGAGCATTACGTGTTTCTTGTGCCCGTTGCCGATGAGCTGGATTTAAAGCGGGCTGCAAAAGCCTGCGGCGAAAAGAAAATCGAGATGGTGCCGGTCAAAGAGATTTTGCCGCTTACGGGTTACGTAAGTGGGGGCTGTTCGCCGTTCGGCATGAAAAAGCCGTTCAGGACATTCGTCGCCAAACAAGCCACCGAGTTGAACGACATCATCGTATCTGCTGGAAAAGTCGGGGCACAGTTGAAACTGGCACCGAAAGATTTACTGAAAGCAACGCAGGGTGAGTTTGCGGAATTGACGGTGAAGCCGTGA
- a CDS encoding DNA topoisomerase III produces the protein MKSVVLAEKPSVARDIARVLGCSQKGNGFLEGKQYIVTWALGHLVTHAQPEQYNNDLKEWKMESLPILPEPFKLVPIKQTMKQYNAVKAQLNRSDVKEVIIATDAGREGELVARWILEQAKVNKPVKRLWISSVTDKAIKDGFQNLKDGKAYESLFQAAVARAEADWVVGINATRALTVKHNAQLSTGRVQTPTLAMIAQREQDIRNFHPKPYYGLQAISDKASFTWTDGKSTQNFDKERIDRLFAKLDTANKGKVTDVKVTPKKQPAPPLFDLTELQKEAYKRYSWSAKETLNTLQNLYERYKIVTYPRTDSKHLTSDMKGTLKEHIKAVQVGEYRSLANTALKSAGVPQKGVIDDAKVSDHHAIIPTEETPMLHELSDKEYKLYDMIVRRFLAVFMPQHEYDRTTVTLDVAGETFQAKGNTIRNDGWKRVYNDADEEGESTLPPFEQGQAVELKGITLTEGKTKPPAFFNEGTLLGAMENPAQFMAGESKALIQTLGETGGLGTVATRADIIDKLFNSFLIEKKGKDLTITSKGRQLLELVPEDLKSPKLTADWETQLTKIAKGQLKKEQFMKEMVAFSKKSVAEIKSSDKKFKHDNITGKMCPDCGKPLLEVNGKRGKMHVCQDRDCGFKKNVSMQTNARCPNCHKRMDMVGDGDNKMFVCKCGHREKLSAFEKRKKAGQSKANKKDVNKYLKKQDEPPQNTAMADALKKMLEQND, from the coding sequence ATGAAATCAGTAGTTCTTGCAGAAAAGCCGTCCGTTGCGCGTGATATTGCGCGAGTGCTTGGATGCTCTCAAAAAGGAAACGGTTTTTTAGAAGGCAAACAATATATCGTCACGTGGGCACTTGGCCATTTGGTGACGCATGCACAACCGGAACAATACAATAACGATTTGAAAGAATGGAAAATGGAAAGCCTGCCGATTCTTCCGGAGCCGTTTAAATTGGTACCGATCAAACAGACCATGAAGCAATACAATGCCGTCAAAGCGCAATTGAACCGCAGCGATGTGAAAGAAGTCATCATCGCGACCGATGCAGGGCGTGAAGGGGAGCTGGTCGCCCGTTGGATTTTGGAACAAGCCAAAGTCAACAAGCCGGTAAAACGACTATGGATTTCCTCGGTTACTGATAAAGCGATCAAAGACGGTTTCCAAAACTTGAAAGACGGTAAAGCATACGAAAGCTTATTCCAGGCGGCAGTCGCCCGCGCTGAAGCCGACTGGGTGGTAGGAATCAACGCCACGCGTGCACTGACAGTGAAGCATAATGCTCAATTGTCGACAGGACGCGTGCAGACACCGACGTTGGCGATGATCGCGCAGCGCGAACAGGACATCCGCAACTTCCATCCGAAACCGTATTATGGCCTTCAGGCAATCAGCGATAAAGCTTCGTTCACCTGGACGGACGGGAAATCGACGCAGAATTTCGACAAAGAGCGGATCGACCGTTTATTCGCCAAGCTCGATACGGCAAATAAAGGCAAGGTGACAGATGTCAAAGTTACGCCGAAAAAACAACCTGCGCCTCCATTATTCGATTTGACCGAATTGCAAAAGGAAGCGTATAAACGCTATAGCTGGTCGGCAAAAGAAACGCTCAATACTTTGCAGAACCTTTATGAACGCTATAAAATCGTCACCTATCCGCGTACGGACTCGAAGCATTTGACGAGCGATATGAAAGGCACGTTAAAAGAGCACATCAAAGCGGTGCAAGTCGGTGAATACCGTTCGCTTGCGAACACCGCATTGAAAAGTGCAGGGGTTCCGCAAAAAGGCGTCATCGACGATGCGAAAGTTTCGGATCACCACGCCATCATCCCGACCGAAGAAACGCCAATGCTTCACGAGCTCAGCGACAAGGAATACAAACTATATGATATGATCGTCCGCCGCTTTTTGGCCGTTTTCATGCCACAGCACGAATACGACCGGACGACCGTTACGCTCGACGTGGCGGGTGAAACATTCCAGGCAAAAGGCAACACAATCCGCAACGATGGCTGGAAGCGTGTCTATAACGACGCCGACGAAGAAGGCGAGTCGACGTTGCCGCCATTTGAACAAGGGCAGGCTGTAGAATTAAAAGGCATCACCTTGACTGAAGGCAAAACCAAACCGCCTGCATTCTTCAATGAAGGAACTTTGCTCGGGGCGATGGAGAATCCGGCCCAGTTCATGGCGGGGGAATCGAAAGCGCTGATCCAGACGCTCGGTGAAACCGGCGGCCTCGGAACTGTCGCCACGCGTGCTGACATTATCGATAAATTATTCAATAGCTTCCTGATCGAGAAAAAAGGCAAGGACTTGACGATTACGTCGAAAGGTCGCCAGCTATTGGAGCTCGTCCCAGAAGATTTGAAGTCACCGAAATTGACGGCGGATTGGGAAACGCAATTGACCAAAATCGCCAAAGGCCAGCTGAAGAAAGAGCAGTTCATGAAAGAAATGGTCGCGTTCTCGAAAAAGTCGGTAGCTGAAATCAAATCCAGCGACAAGAAATTCAAACACGATAACATCACCGGAAAAATGTGCCCGGACTGCGGCAAGCCGCTTCTTGAAGTGAATGGCAAACGCGGCAAGATGCACGTATGCCAGGACCGTGATTGCGGATTCAAGAAAAATGTCTCGATGCAGACCAATGCCCGCTGTCCAAATTGCCATAAACGCATGGACATGGTCGGCGATGGCGACAACAAAATGTTCGTCTGCAAATGCGGACACCGTGAAAAGTTATCGGCATTTGAAAAACGCAAAAAAGCAGGACAATCGAAAGCAAACAAGAAAGATGTTAATAAGTATTTGAAGAAGCAAGACGAGCCGCCGCAAAACACGGCAATGGCAGATGCCTTGAAGAAAATGCTCGAGCAAAACGACTGA
- a CDS encoding NADPH-dependent FMN reductase, with product MKILLVDGTILGRKTGAVLEQVKVYLERENPEMELSILSMSEYEHQFIDGRPNAEYNDSMREMVQRFEEADGYIIASPIFQGSIPGVLKNAFDMLHPRTMRYKPVSIVANGGTYQHHLVIENQLKPILDYFRCLVTPNYVYTHTSHFDDTNAIINDDVHDRLRELARVFVQYAEMSTHLSKETLDIDDH from the coding sequence ATGAAGATTTTATTAGTGGATGGAACGATACTTGGGCGCAAGACCGGCGCTGTATTGGAACAGGTCAAAGTCTATCTCGAGCGAGAGAATCCGGAGATGGAATTGAGCATTTTGAGCATGAGCGAGTATGAACATCAATTTATTGATGGCCGCCCGAATGCGGAATACAACGACAGCATGCGTGAAATGGTGCAACGTTTTGAAGAAGCGGACGGCTATATCATCGCTTCGCCCATTTTCCAAGGGTCGATTCCAGGTGTCTTGAAAAATGCCTTCGACATGCTTCACCCGCGGACGATGCGCTACAAACCGGTATCAATCGTCGCGAACGGCGGCACGTACCAGCATCACTTGGTCATTGAGAATCAGCTGAAACCGATTCTTGATTATTTCCGCTGCCTCGTAACGCCGAACTACGTCTACACGCATACGAGCCATTTCGATGACACGAACGCCATCATCAATGACGATGTCCATGACCGACTGCGCGAACTCGCCCGCGTATTTGTGCAATATGCAGAAATGAGCACCCACCTATCAAAAGAAACACTCGATATTGATGACCATTAA
- a CDS encoding cation:proton antiporter, with protein sequence MLIIFLGVLSQWIAWRLRLPAIVLMSIAGLLIGPIFAVISPEESFGDLFRPLVSLAVAIILFEGSLNLNFKEIRGFNKPVWRIVTFGALLAWAGGTLASHYVAGLSWAVSFVIGGLFIVTGPTVIMPLLRQAKLKARPAALLKWEGIIVDPFGALLALFAFQFVLFAEGDVTAAAFGLFFLAALFATVLGAAAGLGMGWMFERGQIPEFLKSPMVFGVVLLTFVISDIVMHETGLLAVTAMGMVMANMNISSINDMRHFKETMSILLISSVFMMLTASLSMDVLFEIFNWSIISFVLVMLFIVRPLSIWLSTIGTDLSWQEKALVGWIAPRGIVALTVSGYFASVLLDAGFEDAELLTALTFALVFSTVVAHGFSITWIGRKLGLASSEDPGIIIIGASRFTTAMAKALYDMDKNVLLVDDSWGRLQKARQIGIKTYVGNILSEHTEYEVDLTPYEKMIVASETDSFNALVVNNFVPEMGRINLFQTALHQGDPADFHSSLSGRILFTEDWNIHVLDEKEEQGYAIRSTKLTERFTYEEFNKRWSANTIPLFIETAQGNIEFFTSDKVLEPKQGDTVISFTGPERDSDRIQERLETKRIKKDSQTKE encoded by the coding sequence ATGTTAATTATTTTCCTCGGCGTTCTGTCACAATGGATCGCCTGGCGTCTCCGCCTTCCAGCGATTGTGTTGATGTCGATTGCCGGGTTGTTAATCGGCCCTATATTTGCCGTGATTTCCCCGGAAGAAAGTTTCGGGGATTTGTTCCGGCCGCTTGTGTCGCTTGCTGTAGCCATCATCCTATTTGAAGGCAGCTTGAACTTGAATTTCAAGGAGATCCGAGGGTTCAATAAGCCGGTGTGGCGGATCGTTACATTCGGCGCTTTGCTTGCCTGGGCGGGAGGCACTTTGGCTTCCCATTATGTCGCCGGCCTGTCGTGGGCGGTGTCATTTGTCATCGGTGGCTTGTTCATCGTAACAGGGCCGACTGTCATCATGCCGCTGCTTCGCCAAGCTAAACTGAAAGCTCGTCCTGCAGCGTTATTGAAATGGGAAGGCATTATTGTCGATCCGTTCGGCGCATTATTGGCTTTGTTTGCATTCCAATTCGTCTTATTTGCGGAAGGGGATGTTACCGCCGCTGCATTCGGGCTGTTCTTCCTCGCGGCGCTTTTCGCGACCGTACTCGGTGCAGCAGCAGGGCTCGGGATGGGCTGGATGTTCGAGCGCGGCCAAATTCCGGAATTCCTTAAATCGCCGATGGTGTTCGGCGTCGTGCTGTTGACGTTTGTCATCTCGGATATCGTGATGCACGAAACCGGCTTGCTTGCGGTAACCGCAATGGGGATGGTCATGGCCAATATGAACATCTCCTCCATCAACGATATGCGGCATTTTAAAGAGACCATGTCCATCTTGTTGATCTCCAGTGTCTTCATGATGCTGACGGCTTCACTCAGCATGGATGTGCTGTTTGAAATTTTCAATTGGTCAATCATTTCATTTGTCTTGGTCATGTTATTTATCGTCCGGCCCTTGTCCATCTGGTTGTCGACCATCGGCACCGACTTGAGCTGGCAGGAAAAAGCCTTGGTCGGGTGGATTGCCCCTCGAGGCATTGTTGCACTGACCGTCTCCGGCTATTTCGCCAGTGTCTTATTGGATGCCGGGTTCGAGGATGCGGAACTTTTGACCGCGCTGACCTTTGCGCTCGTCTTTTCTACAGTAGTTGCGCATGGATTTTCCATTACGTGGATCGGCCGCAAATTGGGCCTCGCTTCATCGGAAGATCCGGGAATTATCATCATTGGTGCCAGCAGGTTCACGACTGCGATGGCGAAAGCCCTTTACGATATGGATAAAAACGTCCTGCTCGTCGATGATTCGTGGGGCCGCTTGCAAAAAGCACGTCAAATCGGCATCAAGACTTATGTCGGGAATATCCTTTCTGAGCACACGGAATACGAAGTGGATTTGACGCCTTACGAGAAAATGATCGTCGCTTCGGAGACGGATTCGTTCAATGCGCTTGTCGTCAATAACTTCGTGCCGGAAATGGGGCGCATCAATTTGTTCCAGACGGCGCTTCACCAAGGGGATCCTGCTGATTTCCATTCCTCGTTAAGCGGGCGGATCCTTTTCACCGAAGATTGGAATATTCACGTGCTTGATGAGAAAGAAGAGCAAGGCTACGCCATCCGTTCCACGAAATTGACTGAGCGCTTCACTTATGAAGAATTCAATAAGAGATGGTCAGCCAATACGATTCCGTTATTCATTGAAACGGCGCAAGGAAATATCGAGTTCTTCACGTCCGATAAAGTGCTGGAACCGAAGCAAGGCGATACCGTTATTAGCTTCACTGGGCCGGAACGTGATTCCGACCGCATCCAGGAGCGCTTGGAAACAAAACGCATCAAAAAAGATTCTCAGACTAAAGAATGA
- a CDS encoding SE1832 family protein, with protein MNKQEIEYAIAELKSDYVRQQGDIEKLETTGHTKMVDKAEERLEKMEQRLAELNKELAEL; from the coding sequence TTGAACAAGCAGGAAATCGAATACGCCATCGCCGAACTGAAGAGCGATTACGTACGCCAACAGGGTGATATTGAAAAACTGGAAACGACCGGCCACACGAAAATGGTCGACAAAGCCGAAGAACGGCTTGAAAAAATGGAACAGCGTCTTGCGGAATTAAACAAAGAACTCGCGGAACTTTAA
- a CDS encoding ABC-F family ATP-binding cassette domain-containing protein, which translates to MSLLTVESLSHTFGDRTLFNDISFRLVEGEHVGLVGANGVGKSTLMNILTGKQIHDEGKVEWQPKTHYGYLDQHTQLAPGRTIRQTLQDAFLPLYEKEKELNDIAMQMGEADPEQLESLLEQMAEVQDALDAGDFYTLDVKVDEIARGLGLDAIGLERSVESLSGGQRTKLLLAKLLLEKPKVLLLDEPTNYLDEEHIQWLVNYLKNYPHAFLLISHDTEFMSSVTGVIFHLEFSRLNRYTASYEKFIELAELAKKQHLEAYEKQEDMIKKTETFIAKNKARASTTGRAKSRQKQLDRMDRIEKPEMAAKPQFAFKETRSPSRYVVEAEALRIGYDKPLLPPLSFMIERGEKIALVGMNGVGKSTLLKTMLGKIKPLDGDVIRGEYLTPSYFEQEVKAPTHRPIDEIWDAYPSMDQGQVRGALARTGLKSEHIGRPMNQLSGGEQAKVRLCKLMLEESNWLIFDEPTNHLDIDAKAELKRAMQAYKGTIVLVSHEPDFYDGLATKVWNVEDWIEAGKQTQE; encoded by the coding sequence ATGAGTTTATTAACAGTAGAAAGCCTGAGCCACACATTCGGTGACCGTACCCTATTCAATGATATTTCTTTTCGTTTAGTCGAAGGGGAACACGTTGGGCTCGTTGGGGCAAACGGCGTCGGAAAATCGACACTGATGAATATTTTGACAGGCAAGCAAATCCATGATGAAGGAAAAGTCGAATGGCAGCCAAAGACCCATTACGGCTATTTGGACCAGCACACACAGCTGGCACCAGGCCGCACCATCCGTCAAACTTTGCAGGATGCCTTCTTGCCGCTTTATGAAAAAGAAAAAGAATTGAACGACATCGCCATGCAAATGGGCGAAGCCGATCCTGAACAACTCGAATCATTGCTCGAGCAAATGGCCGAAGTACAGGATGCACTCGATGCCGGTGATTTCTATACCTTGGATGTCAAAGTGGACGAAATCGCACGTGGGCTTGGGCTTGATGCCATCGGGCTTGAGCGCAGCGTCGAATCCCTTTCCGGCGGACAGCGGACCAAGCTTTTATTGGCCAAACTATTGCTGGAAAAACCGAAAGTGCTACTGCTGGATGAGCCGACCAACTATCTGGATGAAGAGCATATCCAGTGGCTCGTCAATTACTTGAAAAACTATCCGCATGCTTTCCTGCTCATCTCGCATGATACGGAATTCATGAGTTCAGTAACTGGGGTTATTTTCCACTTGGAATTCTCCCGCCTGAACCGCTACACCGCTTCATATGAGAAGTTCATCGAGCTTGCGGAATTGGCGAAAAAGCAGCATCTCGAAGCTTATGAAAAGCAAGAAGACATGATCAAAAAAACCGAGACATTCATCGCAAAAAACAAAGCGCGCGCTTCGACTACCGGACGCGCGAAATCCCGCCAGAAGCAATTGGACCGCATGGACCGCATCGAAAAACCTGAAATGGCGGCCAAACCGCAATTCGCCTTTAAGGAAACACGCAGCCCAAGCCGCTACGTTGTCGAAGCGGAAGCGCTCCGCATCGGCTACGACAAGCCCTTGTTGCCGCCTTTGTCATTCATGATCGAACGCGGCGAAAAAATCGCGCTCGTCGGCATGAACGGTGTCGGTAAATCGACTTTGCTCAAGACGATGCTCGGCAAGATCAAGCCGCTCGACGGAGACGTCATCCGCGGTGAATACTTGACGCCTAGCTATTTCGAACAGGAAGTCAAAGCACCGACGCACCGCCCGATCGATGAAATCTGGGATGCCTATCCTTCGATGGACCAGGGCCAAGTACGCGGCGCCCTTGCCCGCACTGGATTGAAGAGCGAACACATCGGCCGCCCGATGAACCAATTGAGCGGCGGCGAGCAAGCGAAAGTGCGTTTGTGCAAATTGATGCTGGAAGAAAGCAATTGGCTGATCTTCGATGAACCGACAAACCACTTGGACATCGATGCGAAAGCTGAACTCAAGCGTGCGATGCAAGCTTATAAAGGCACAATCGTTCTCGTCAGCCACGAACCGGATTTCTACGACGGCCTAGCCACGAAAGTATGGAACGTGGAAGACTGGATCGAAGCCGGCAAGCAAACTCAAGAGTAA
- a CDS encoding phospholipase D-like domain-containing protein has protein sequence MRRIKNYSKRRRIIMGVIGLLAAMYIIVIIWHTFKPLPVGVSFAGDLHSADQVEMIYDLSYAQDKEGTDLESELRIFDEIHELIDEAEEFLVLDLFLFDNYNDTETAYPAIAARLADHLIEKKKENPDFPIYFITDPLNIGYGSYESLLLETLEAEGVEVIITDLDKLRDSMPLYSGLYRVIFQWFDNPGDGWIANATSSDAPDMTLSSYMQMMNIKANHRKTVVSEQEAIISSANPHDASGLHGNMAFRVSGPVLDDILEAEEAVSKLSGGPDFPRAEMPEQSGEYEVQYVTERQILKALLKHMDSTEEGDSIQMAMFYLSESSVVDSLVEASNRGVEVQLVLDPNKNAFGNEKTGLPNRPAVNGMVDAASDSLAVRWYNPVVGQFHTKTIMIQNGEETVILGGSANMTERTLMDYNLEADILIKAPTDSELVGELDTYFERLWNNEDALYTLDLEEYQDEFTFWQRGIYNFQKLFKLTTY, from the coding sequence ATGAGAAGAATCAAGAATTACAGCAAGCGCCGGCGCATTATCATGGGTGTAATAGGATTGCTCGCTGCGATGTACATAATTGTAATTATTTGGCATACATTCAAGCCCTTGCCGGTCGGCGTTTCATTCGCTGGAGATTTGCATAGTGCCGATCAAGTAGAGATGATTTATGACCTGAGCTATGCACAGGATAAGGAAGGCACAGATTTAGAAAGCGAACTGCGGATTTTCGATGAAATTCACGAACTGATCGATGAAGCAGAGGAATTTCTCGTGCTCGATTTGTTCCTATTCGATAATTACAACGACACGGAAACTGCGTATCCAGCGATTGCGGCACGCCTAGCAGATCATTTAATCGAGAAAAAGAAAGAAAATCCGGATTTTCCGATTTATTTCATCACTGACCCGTTGAATATCGGATACGGCTCCTATGAAAGCTTGCTGCTGGAAACACTCGAAGCTGAAGGCGTGGAAGTGATCATCACCGATCTCGACAAATTGCGCGATTCGATGCCGCTGTATTCAGGTTTGTATCGTGTAATCTTTCAATGGTTCGATAATCCTGGGGACGGTTGGATAGCAAATGCCACGTCTAGCGACGCACCGGATATGACGCTTTCATCTTACATGCAAATGATGAACATCAAGGCGAATCATCGGAAGACCGTTGTTTCAGAGCAGGAAGCAATCATCAGTTCAGCCAATCCGCACGATGCAAGCGGTTTACATGGCAATATGGCATTCCGAGTCAGCGGGCCGGTGCTCGATGATATCCTGGAAGCTGAGGAAGCGGTCTCGAAATTATCAGGTGGCCCAGATTTTCCGAGAGCGGAAATGCCTGAACAATCAGGTGAATATGAAGTGCAATATGTCACGGAACGGCAAATTTTGAAAGCTCTCTTAAAGCACATGGACAGTACAGAGGAAGGCGATAGCATCCAGATGGCCATGTTCTATTTATCCGAGAGTAGTGTAGTCGACAGTTTGGTGGAAGCATCGAATCGCGGCGTGGAAGTACAGCTTGTACTCGATCCAAACAAAAATGCATTTGGCAACGAAAAGACCGGTTTGCCGAACCGGCCGGCAGTGAACGGGATGGTGGATGCAGCCAGCGACTCTTTGGCAGTCCGCTGGTACAATCCAGTAGTCGGGCAATTCCATACCAAAACTATAATGATTCAAAATGGCGAAGAAACGGTCATTCTAGGCGGTTCCGCCAATATGACCGAACGCACGCTGATGGATTATAATTTAGAAGCGGATATTCTCATCAAAGCGCCGACCGATAGCGAATTGGTCGGCGAACTGGATACGTATTTCGAACGGCTGTGGAACAACGAAGATGCCCTCTACACACTCGACCTGGAAGAATACCAAGACGAGTTCACGTTCTGGCAGCGCGGCATCTACAACTTCCAAAAGCTCTTCAAGCTGACGACTTATTGA
- a CDS encoding RNA polymerase sigma factor, translated as MEELYAEYNRYIYHLCLKLTRNKAEAEDLMQEVWLKVVRYESSIAQVDHAKAWLTTICMNTFRDRYRKNVRRSKHIANQPEGLDVSLLDLIPTDETGTAELLEKQDVSIMIRHKISELDAIYRTTIVYFYVHQYSLVEIAETMKVSIGTVKSRLHRGKQRLKDMLMEDVRTREYVVIA; from the coding sequence ATGGAAGAGCTATATGCCGAATATAACCGCTATATCTATCACTTATGCCTGAAACTTACCCGCAACAAAGCCGAAGCTGAAGACTTGATGCAGGAAGTATGGCTGAAAGTAGTACGCTATGAATCATCAATCGCCCAAGTCGATCATGCCAAAGCTTGGCTGACGACTATTTGCATGAATACATTCCGTGACCGCTACCGCAAGAACGTGCGCCGCAGTAAGCATATCGCCAATCAGCCGGAAGGACTCGATGTTTCGCTATTGGATTTGATTCCGACCGATGAGACCGGAACTGCTGAATTATTGGAAAAACAAGATGTCTCTATCATGATTCGCCATAAAATTTCGGAATTGGACGCGATTTACCGGACGACAATCGTTTACTTTTATGTCCATCAATATTCACTCGTGGAAATTGCCGAGACGATGAAAGTTTCCATCGGTACAGTGAAATCTCGCTTGCATCGCGGCAAACAGCGCTTGAAAGATATGCTTATGGAAGATGTAAGAACCCGCGAATATGTAGTCATTGCCTAA